The Caldisericum sp. genome includes a region encoding these proteins:
- a CDS encoding undecaprenyl/decaprenyl-phosphate alpha-N-acetylglucosaminyl 1-phosphate transferase: MKELIEFINRNFFNISYFFLLGFFISSFSTPLAIFLGRKFGIIDLPKKENRQKIHKEPIPRSGGISIYISIIFLFLILQKFNLQFVGIILGATVLFFGLLFDDKFGLTVRQKFTVQFISAFIAIFTGTQFTQITVPFTDTVIKLGFTGSILTAFWIVGLINAINIIDGLDGLASGVSAIASFFLAITAMYKGHLNLALLLIGLCGSLVAFLIYNFHPARVFLGDSGAGLLGYMLGIISVVGAYKTTTLLTIALPIFVLGIPIMEVFTSIFRRIIHGGSPFRYDTEHIHYRLLKKGLSQRQIALVYYLLTFILSITGIILAFGVK, from the coding sequence ATGAAAGAGTTAATAGAGTTTATTAACAGAAATTTCTTTAATATTTCTTACTTTTTTCTTCTTGGTTTCTTCATTTCATCTTTCTCTACGCCTCTTGCAATATTTCTTGGACGCAAATTCGGAATTATAGATCTGCCAAAGAAAGAAAATAGGCAAAAGATACATAAAGAGCCAATTCCTCGCTCGGGTGGTATATCTATTTATATTTCCATTATCTTCCTATTTTTGATATTACAGAAATTCAACTTGCAGTTTGTAGGAATTATTTTAGGTGCAACTGTTTTGTTTTTCGGTCTATTGTTCGATGATAAATTTGGCCTTACGGTGAGGCAGAAATTCACAGTGCAATTTATTTCTGCATTTATTGCAATATTTACAGGGACGCAGTTTACCCAAATAACGGTCCCTTTTACAGACACCGTAATAAAATTAGGATTTACAGGAAGTATTTTAACGGCGTTTTGGATAGTTGGTCTTATAAACGCAATAAACATAATAGATGGCCTTGATGGACTTGCCTCCGGCGTTTCTGCTATTGCGTCTTTTTTTCTTGCTATAACTGCAATGTACAAAGGACATCTAAATCTTGCCTTGCTACTTATCGGACTTTGTGGAAGTTTAGTTGCATTTCTCATTTATAATTTCCACCCAGCAAGAGTTTTCCTGGGAGATTCTGGCGCTGGCCTTCTTGGATACATGCTTGGAATCATTTCAGTAGTTGGTGCGTATAAAACGACCACTCTTTTAACGATTGCTCTTCCAATTTTTGTTCTTGGCATTCCAATTATGGAGGTTTTTACATCAATATTTAGAAGAATTATACACGGAGGCTCTCCTTTCAGATACGACACAGAGCATATCCATTACCGCCTTCTTAAGAAGGGCTTATCGCAAAGACAAATTGCATTGGTGTATTATCTTCTTACATTTATCCTATCTATCACAGGTATAATACTTGCGTTTGGGGTGAAATAA
- the wecB gene encoding UDP-N-acetylglucosamine 2-epimerase (non-hydrolyzing), producing MKKKVFLVFGTRPEAIKMYPVYKALKDFSDLETKVIITSQHQEMLKQVIDLFHITIDYDLRVMEEKQTLTKITNKVLTGLKDIFDVDRPDILLVHGDTTTTFASALSAFYEKIHIGHVEAGLRTYNKYSPFPEEMNRKLTDALTDLYFAPTEKAKENLLKEGVNESQIYVTGNTVVDALLEIIKSDIQVNLPIRYDEKYIVVTAHRRENWGKPMEEICSAVNELAENFGNEYKIVFSVHKNPVVRETVNRILKDNKNILLIEPMDYLSFIKLLSKATLILTDSGGIQEEAPTLKKPVLLMRDTTERPEAVESGVVRLVGTDRRKIVEEATKLLLNKEEYEKMISNKNPFGDGYAGTRIAKIVYDYLMFGGKDGIS from the coding sequence ATGAAAAAGAAAGTATTTCTTGTTTTCGGGACAAGACCAGAAGCAATAAAGATGTATCCGGTATACAAGGCGTTAAAAGATTTTTCTGATTTAGAGACAAAAGTTATTATCACGAGCCAGCACCAAGAAATGCTAAAGCAGGTTATAGATCTTTTTCATATAACCATTGACTACGACCTCAGAGTAATGGAAGAAAAACAAACACTAACCAAAATAACAAACAAAGTTCTTACAGGACTTAAGGATATATTTGATGTGGACCGCCCAGATATTCTTCTTGTTCATGGCGATACAACAACGACATTTGCATCAGCACTTTCCGCCTTTTACGAAAAAATCCACATAGGACATGTGGAAGCAGGTCTCAGGACTTACAACAAATACTCTCCTTTCCCAGAAGAAATGAATCGAAAACTAACCGACGCTCTCACTGACCTCTATTTTGCACCAACCGAAAAGGCAAAAGAAAACCTACTTAAAGAGGGTGTTAATGAAAGTCAAATTTATGTTACAGGAAATACAGTAGTAGATGCTCTTCTTGAAATTATTAAAAGTGATATTCAAGTAAATTTGCCTATTCGATATGATGAAAAATACATTGTAGTAACAGCACACAGAAGGGAAAATTGGGGCAAACCTATGGAAGAGATTTGTTCTGCAGTTAATGAACTTGCGGAAAATTTTGGTAATGAATACAAAATTGTTTTTTCTGTTCATAAAAATCCAGTTGTAAGGGAAACTGTAAATAGAATACTCAAAGATAACAAAAATATCCTTCTTATTGAGCCAATGGATTACTTATCATTTATTAAACTTTTGTCAAAAGCTACGTTAATATTAACTGACTCAGGCGGAATCCAAGAGGAAGCACCAACTCTCAAAAAACCTGTCCTTCTAATGCGTGACACCACTGAAAGACCAGAAGCAGTTGAAAGCGGAGTAGTGCGACTTGTAGGAACTGATAGGCGCAAGATAGTTGAAGAAGCAACTAAATTGTTACTCAATAAGGAAGAATATGAAAAAATGATCTCTAATAAAAATCCATTTGGCGATGGATACGCTGGCACAAGAATTGCAAAGATAGTTTATGATTATCTAATGTTCGGAGGAAAAGATGGAATATCTTGA